tttcgaacccttaaattagagtattatattgtttttctaatacaagcccgtaaggcTCGGCCTATAAAATcccgtaaggcccggcccgcaaaagcccgccttaggtgggtgggcttggatcttcgtttttttgaaaatacccggcTCGGCCCGtaacttatttaaatttattaaaaccCAGCCCGGGCCGGCCCGAGCCCATTGACGAACCCTAAGATCAGCAATGAACGTCCTCTTCATCGGTTGCTATGAAAAAATGTAGCGTAACAGAAAAATGTTGATTTAATATCATGAGCTTTTTGTCACATCCCGTCAAACTTagccaaattttaccttgagcattctagacggatccggaatatggcggaacactttggaagatcatagaagatcctagaaggtgatagaagtctcaagaagccttgaggcatttccggaaatctctagaaccttggagaggctagtAGAACTAGACTCCTcaagaattctctagaacactcaaggatCATCTTAGAGTCTTGTAGACTTGTGTAGACTTGTGTAGACTTATGGAGAGttctctagaattctctaCAATGTACATAGTTCTAGAAATATCTAGAACTTGTAAGTAGGATGAGAAgacctataaatagcaaggcacccctctcatttgctCCATCAAGCAATCTAGCAAGCAAGCTATCAAGTAAACTTGTAAGTTCTCTTGTTCAATGTAAGTTCTCTTTCGAAATATTCtcttgcctttcaattgttctagcagggcgtttgcgagtttaaggctgacttagcataagggagttgctaaggccgcacgagttgcatagcaaaagagtaagctTGTGACATTTTGCTAAGCTTCTCCAGTGATGTTACACAACCCCTCGGATCAGACATGATGACAGTACTAATAAAGACTGCCCCATGCACAATTTGTGAGACGCATGATTCATCATAGTGGACGCGTACAACTCAAACAATGGAATTATTGGCAGACCAACactaaacaaaatgaaaacctTCATCGTGGGATACATGTTGCTCATAAAATTCCTACCCCAAACGGAACAGGCCAGGTCCGGAGATAGCTGAAAGTGGCAAGGGACTGTTGCGCAGTAGCTCACAGACACTTTTTGGAAAGACGTAGGAATGGTATAAAAAAAGATCACCAaataatttttcaaaataatcACCTAAGATACCTTTTTGGAAAGAAGTAGGAATGGTATAAAAAAAGATCACCAAatcatttttcaaaataatcACCCAAGATACCTTTTTGGAAAGAAGTAAGAATGGTATAAAAAAAAGATCACCAAatcatttttcaaaataatcACCTAAGATCGACCTTtttggaaaaaagaaaaaacaaaattaaccttAGGAGTAAATGACTTACTAACTTAACCCCGACAAAACAGCACACAGTTCGCCTGTTTACCCCAAACCTCTGCGTAAAAGTTGACATAGCTtcaaaataagtaaataatgTTGTTGTGATCTTTTTAAATATCTGTTCTTGAATGCTGCTCTCTTAAGTTCCCACCTTTCTATGGATCcacctccttctccttcttcttctcttcaacCCCAAATCCCCGCCGTCCAATCCGCCACCGACCGTCATGAAAGCTCAACTGCCGCCGTCGAAAAACCCAAGAAGAATaaagggaagaagaagaagctgttCAAGGAGGGTGCTTCCGTCTCGTcgtcctcctccttctctgcTTCGACTTCAACTTTGGGGTTCTCCGTCAGAGGAGCCCCGCGCGTGGCGTGCAAGCGCCGAGGGCAGAAGGTGGTTGTCAATGCGGCGCGGCGGAATCCTACTTCCCACGATGTAGGATTTCGGTTGGGGATGTCAATGGCTTTGGTTGTTAACCAGGTATCAAATTCGGCTCTATTTTGTTCTTTGAAAATCCCAGTTGGGAGTTTTGAGtgattcattgattgaatggTGATGTGCTGATATGCAAATTTTAATTCTTTGGCATTGGATTTTGTAGTGTAAAagttatgagtttgatgtatGAGTTGTTTTGAATTGTGAATTTGTATGATTAGAACACTTAGTTGTGTAGGCTTTTTAGATGCAATGAtgcaaatttatataaagtttaCAAGGTTGGCATTAactaatttatttattgtgAGCTTCAAGGAAAGAATTGAACTTATTTGATTCGGTCGGTGACTGTGGGGGCTTGTGTTAACAGAATTTATTATTCCAAATGTTCAAACATGATTCAGTTTTTGCTAGCGGATGACTAGTTTAGCAATAAATCTCTATATCTTCTGTAGATATTCCTGAAAGAATGTGAAAATCCTGGTGTTGGTTGTAAAAAAGTTTAGCAGAATATTAATCATGATGCCTAGTGCAAGTATACTAGAAAAACTGATATAGGTTATAACAAAAGTGCGGGATGTTGGAAGAGAATCAATTGGTTGAAATCGTATCCAATCTTGTATTTCAGATTCTACAATTAACGAGGGTATACTTGAGATAATCATATATCATAGTTAACTTATATACAGATAGTTCATATGTTGATAATCAGATTCTCAAACTTGGGTTTAGACTTGAATAAGGACTCTGCTTGTTTTATCAATAAAAGTGTGTGATGTTAAGTTCATATGGAGTCAGTGGCTAAATCAATTTCTTTTCTCGAGTCTGCTTGTTTTATAAATAAAGGTCTGCCTGTTTTTcgctattttattttcttgagtCTTTATTGTGTCTAGGATTCATGGTGCTGTTTTGCATGTCCATTCTTCTCTGGCTAATTCAGTCTGTCTCATGGTAACTTCTGCTGTGCTGTAACTTGACATCCTTGCTTCCACTAAATGTTTTGCAAGATTTGGAAATGATTGCTCATTGATATTTTGGGTGTGATAGTCTTTTTGGTTCTAGATTCTGGAAAGGAATGGTGAGCGAGGCGGAGCGATGTCCTCTGATTATCTTGCTAAGGTATTCCTAATTttatacaaaataaataaatcatattgatatttcacCAATAGTTTTCTGCATTTACTGATTCAAACAGTGACAATGTGTTCATGGAAACATAATTGACTTGTAGTTATTCACTACTCAAGACAATTAGGATATTTTTATGCTTGAGGTAGCCCTGCGAAGTCTACCTGCTGGTAACGCTTCGTGTTATGACACCATGTTATTGTTTTACCTTGATTTGTGAAACTTTTTTTGCACCAAACCTTGAAGCCTGTCTGATGGGGTTTAACTTTGatacttgattttttttttattcaatgcaACAGATAAAGATCCTCACAGTTTTGGCACTAGTTTCTTCTAAATTTGTTGTAGAGTTAGTAAATACTTTATCAATATTCAATATACAGTTTTCTACTGAACTGCAGATGTGTGCTTCAGCTGTCAGAAACTCTCTAGCAAATGTAAGCCAGATCTAACTGTTGACTTATCCATTGACAGTACAAGTTTCTTCTAGTACATAGCAATGTCATCCAAGTCCCAGACACTAAAGTAGTATTTGTGTGCCTTGACTGCCCATATGGATACAGGATTTTGGGAACACGTTTGATTGTTTGATCGAGAACTTTCAACAATCATTTGGGAGCACCTTAAGAACTCAAAAGTCAATCAAAGAATCATCCGAAGATAGCACAGGATATATCTCGAGCAAGCGAAAAATGGAAGAATATAGTCCATGTGTCACTCATGACGAAGAAGATGACTGTCTAAGAAGGGAAGATTGTGGAAGCAGTTACATTACAGAAGATTTTCACTCAAGAGAGGTGACCTACACTAGTGCAGCTGAGGGCCGATTAAATTATAGAGAGCAATTGCATCAGATTATGCTGCCAAACCCTGTTAACCTGGAAGTTGCCCTGCATGGCCAAACCAATCAATTGACTGGTATTCGCAGGAGAACAGTTGGATCTGTGGCAGACCAATCCATGCTTGACACTTATAAGCATGCTAATGAACTGAAGGAGCGGGAGCTTTGTCTGAAGGAATGTGAGCTTGGTATATCATTGAAGAATTTGGAGTTGAAAGGCGAACGTGTAGCTCAATGTTATGATTCAAATAATCTGGAGAGATTAAATATAGCTTTGGGCAGATCAAAGGCATCCTTCAAAGCTGAAAAATTTAAGACGCAATTAGAAGACACAAGACACTCTGAGCTCCTTAGAAAGTGCATCGACTGTCTAGTTGCTGGAATATTTGTTATGGCTGCAGCCCTGTTCTATGGTACTTATGTGTATTCATACAGAAGAATTAGGGAAGCCACTGCATCCTGTACACCTTCAAAGGCAAGTACTTTTTTTTCCTATTCTCACATCTAAATCGTTGGTACTGTAGATATCTTGTTACTATTGAATATCATTGTGATTGCAAACATTAGTTGCTAGGAAGTTTCACTTGTTTGATAAGAATATTAAACTACTAAAAACCTCTGGAAGGCAATGAGTGGCAATTGATTTGATCGTCTGATGGCCCtcacaaagaaaaattgaaacaagattatgTACCTTAGGCTAAGAGAGACACCAAGACATTAGGTTCatattattttgtttcattgtATAATGATTAGTTAACAACTAGCTTCGGATGTTTATAATTTTTAGGTACAGTAATTATTTCAGTTGTTTAGTTTGGTTTTATCAATTTTTGAATTGTCTGCAAATTTTTTGTATTCAATTCAGCACTTGGACATCTTTGAAGAAGCTATAAGAGCATCTCTAACCCATGCTGTTATTTTGCTTTGGCATATAGGATTCTGGGTCTCCAATTGACATGGCTATTCAGGTAGCAAAATTTGCTACTCCAGTTTGTTACATCGAGTTAAGACAGCAAATTAGTATCAAACTTTTCGATCAAGTTTGTGTGCTGTCTTCCTTCCTTTTGGTTAGTTTTGTTTGTAATAAACTGGAAACTTGAATGGACCTGACATAATAACATTGCGTCGGAGGAATCCATATTCATATCTTTCACTTTAGACAATTACCAATTGTAACTACAAATTTCTTCTGTTTCCATAATGTCTTGATTATTTATCCATAATCTTGTATATTACATATTTACACACACTTGGCTACAATTTATCCAATCTTTATGTCCTTATGTGAGTGTGATATTATTcctttaattaattttgataTGGTATCTCACTCCTTAGTATGCCCCATTAGTCCCAGCAAATTTTTAGTAATATTATTATTCATTGAGTAACTTAGTTTTGTTTGTCAAGTCTTTTGATGTACTACAAATCAGTGATATATCCTTCAAAGTATAAGGAAATAAATAACAGCTAACAAGTTTAAAGGGTGGATTGAAGTGAGAATATTTTTGCTGCATGGTCAACAGATGCACTGATGTACCTCAATATATGATTGTTTGTGTATATATCTTAGCCTTGATTTTAATCTGGGAAGTTTGACTCTTGCGTCTTCTGTCTCAGGATGAAAAGTCTTGGTGGAATCCCGTGTCATCTTTCAATTCCAGGTTTCAAGTTCTAAGGTGTCAAGCTGTGGCAGTGAGTCGGATGGTGTTTGGTTTGTTCATGATTTTAGTAATTGCTTATTTGATCTTCCAGCGGTCAGCAGATTCAAAACAGACAATGCCAGTTACTTTTATAATCTTGATGTTGGGAATTGCATGTGGTTGGGCCGGCAAGTTTTGTGTAGACACATTGGGAGGGAGTGGATATCACTGGCTTATATATTGGGAGACTCTATGTATCTTGCATTTCTTCTGCAATGTCTTTACTTCAGTTTTGTTCTATATCCTGCACGGACCTGTTGATGTGTCTCCAGGGACAAAAGGAAATTTACTATTTCCGTACTGGATACGCAGATTGGTGTTCTACAGTGTTACATTCCTGTTTCTGCCGCTGTTTTGTGGCCTTTTGCCTTTTGCGAGCCTTGGTGAATGGATGCACCATATTTTCCAAAATTTGAAGCTCTTCTCAGACCCCTCTGAAACTGGCTTTCATCCCGAGTTATAAACACCGGATACCAGAAGCAACAAGGGACAGATTTGATTGTCAGTAATTTAAGGTATTTCCTTCAAGCATCAGTAATTTGAGGGCCATTATGTGCTCTTATCATTTTGAATCCGATGAAGTTGGAGGGATTTGCTCACAGGAGTTGGGTTTGGGTCCTTCATTGTGTCTCTACATAATTTGATGAAGTTGTAAAGATCCTAAATATGTCTCATGTCAAGCTGTGACTGTGGCCTAAAATAGCAGCTTGCATTGTAATATATCTGTTGTATCAGTAGCCATTTCGTGTAATAGTAATTTAAAGGGGGCCACTTCCTGTTGCTATCACTTTTAGTTTAGTGAAGTGAGTGTTGGATGGCCCCGAGTGAAGATAAGAGATTTATTTGTAATTATCAGAAATGATAATGATGTTTTGATCGATAAAGAACTAAAATTATCTctctgttccgggagaattactattctacccttatgtgtgtcttagcctaataagtttcctgttaggagatagattagcatctccgtaatagattaggactccgaatcctacgggattgtggttttgtaatgcctatatataggcccccatatcattcaataatacacaattatttcatctgaaacacgttatcagcacgttgctctaaaaaccctgaacttttatagccctatttttttttctctctctcctccgccggccgccgtcgattccaagctccggcatctcctcgccggCGCACCTCCTGCAGCCGCCGCACCGCAGccccccccgcagccccgcgcgcagcccctgcgtgctgcccccgcagccccgcgcgatgcccctgcacgctgcccccgcagccccgcgcgctgcccctgcacgctgcccccgcagccccgcgcgctgcccctgcacgctgcccccgcagccccgcgcgctgcccctgcacgctgccctgccctgcagcccctgcgacccccctgcagaccctgcgacccccctgctgcccctgcacgctgccctcgcagccccgcacgctgccctgccctgcagaccctgcgacccccctgctgcccctgcacgcagcctccgcagccccgcagggtatcctccgcattcgctccgcaagaacatctttttgccccgacaaaccccgcatcagaggattcaaaattgctcctcccgcatatatacgcaatgaacgcgaactgcacaagcaaactcttcgctcaagagaagctactcccgtcttctctacccttttaggcctttaaactatttctcttttttcctttttcttttcctattgcttattaaatcatttatttgcacgttttcgttttctaactcTGTTTcgcgtgcttgcataggaaaagtgatcactcgtcgtactatggtgatgacattcatgccgagatggatgatacttttgccatctacatacgattccgatcgtatcctcccaagatttttatgtcatcggacgaagatcgaaaaggaattcaacaagcaacttcatgcatgacgatcgatttgcagagcaatttacttatatgcggtctatttggcagaccaacaagtattttttcttaaagttgctgcttttgaaaaaatatatataaattatcgggcgctattagcttttttttcatgtcttcttttccggcctttcttataacgccgatgagaccaaagagggatatgattcccctcttggtcgacgtttttcgtgtgacggtcctgggggagtcacgttattatttaaaaaggaagatatcgatttcgtgtggtcgcctgagtgcactgctgttttgggtgcgatcatgagaatcgccgatatgcatcgattattttgtgaccatatacatcacaacccttctaattccggttacatacttgaatatttcgattatttgaaacctatacaaccctcgtttcttatggatgcgtcgccatcgcgactgttatttgaatgtttgagtttcttaaactcatgtctataaacgataatcccaaggtctacgtactcatttatttgagttgattcattactctgatgcagcactatttgctgacaaaagatcccaaaaataaagaattctatgggacacacttaacagtgatttaatgaacgtctatgacgttgtattatcagagttaaCCTTGATGTATACTCCAcatcaaagaaacacatgccatttttggcacctgtatctatttctggagggaattttggagatggaaacgtaacattcttccattctcaagtaagcacatttttgagcctcaggctaaagctccgcccaatccgatatgcaagattttgttgctacggacttttgattagtcaatctattttgactatgttttctgcttactatttttcaagtatgacattggcattgccatgattattgctcgactttatcctaagtcgtctattggaattggaagcttgtttgtgttgtattaaatattggcatattctataaaatttctcgtctttcttggacttgtgagaattttatttgccttggcttagcatgcatggtcaacgtttacaactcacgtggtttttaaattggccgcttttgggttacatgggaccccaatagcactacattgtgattttggactttaaaatttggaaaacggacctcggaacgtcaaaattgacgtcgttttttccggttactgttccggcgtttccggaacgttttccggcgttttaCAGGCGTATTCGctgccttccggccatttgccggcgtttccggcaccgccatccggttccggacggcgttccctgtcggacccgaagttacggcctccataccggccaggtccggccaccgccggccggatttccggcaatcggtgccgccggcttccgacgagtttttccgacgttttttttttcgtcgtttctcgtcatttttccggcatatctcagcagttcttgctgccatgttttcctagtccaaaattcacccggttttgagttaatttgacatggttttccggttttctccaagtcgtttcatagctcaaatgattttattattattggtgaccacccgcaccaaatggaaggttttccaccgtaattgtttggtattcaactgctccaataccatgtttttccaactcttgagttgaagaatgtagttctattgccatgtgatacattcgatgggattgccatttgtttcaatcccctctcttacaatatcctacggcgtattgtgtagagaagttcaccgcgtcgttgactctcttaatcttcattttgaaaatgtcccgccgtgaaatcgagtgtcttgctaattgcgtaaccacccacactgtcctacggcgcaggtagttgttttacagatctcgtgcggagattgtgttgtatatcttcgtgccttgctaagttttaaaggccatacatgccaatgatggattttcatcttgatatttgtgttaagaatggagaggaataaatctgtcagatttcattgacagtatctttttcaagcttcgacagtagctttgttagcctgtagacatcgttttgcttgcctgcaggagtagctttatgtaactcaagattctttgaatcatgggttcggttttactgtcttctcggttttgacatgatcgttttttggtcattttgaacaagatatgatgattcgagttctttgaaattcacattatcatctatttttcatgttcacgaagcgattggaggaccacctcacccatgctccacacggtgaggccgagcctgcctatttcggcggctccatggcattaaggccgtcggtggcggcatcccctccttcacaggagcttgtgatgcctcccgtgtcttctaatgcctccatgacaatctcttatgtcaatcgctcattttgcaaagcttgttcttttgctagatttcaaggaagtccttatttgctaaggctccaaccgagaacattccattattacaaagtatttaaggtgacattagtggaccctatccaaccgaatacggacatttttcggtatttttatggcataggttaagagcatcgacgcgttggtcacacgtcgctttgctttccacaagaaacgctgcattcgctaaagtttttagctatgatcatcatactaagggctcaccacccttcctatcctctcaaatctatttgaatggataccattggagagttcacctccacgactttgatgatttcgttttgcatatctactaggatcgtcgttgaacatattattcctcatgttcattcaccgcacgatctagcagagctcggacttggttatgggtactaacctgccgatttttgcatggggatatgtaatgatgttgcatgcagcgacacttattcgtttcagacccacaacttgccaagtgtttagtgcgtaccagatggtcactggatacgatcccaacgttcttttcactaacgcctatttggttaaagtta
This genomic interval from Argentina anserina chromosome 1, drPotAnse1.1, whole genome shotgun sequence contains the following:
- the LOC126795564 gene encoding protein CPR-5; this encodes MDPPPSPSSSLQPQIPAVQSATDRHESSTAAVEKPKKNKGKKKKLFKEGASVSSSSSFSASTSTLGFSVRGAPRVACKRRGQKVVVNAARRNPTSHDVGFRLGMSMALVVNQILERNGERGGAMSSDYLAKMCASAVRNSLANDFGNTFDCLIENFQQSFGSTLRTQKSIKESSEDSTGYISSKRKMEEYSPCVTHDEEDDCLRREDCGSSYITEDFHSREVTYTSAAEGRLNYREQLHQIMLPNPVNLEVALHGQTNQLTGIRRRTVGSVADQSMLDTYKHANELKERELCLKECELGISLKNLELKGERVAQCYDSNNLERLNIALGRSKASFKAEKFKTQLEDTRHSELLRKCIDCLVAGIFVMAAALFYGTYVYSYRRIREATASCTPSKDEKSWWNPVSSFNSRFQVLRCQAVAVSRMVFGLFMILVIAYLIFQRSADSKQTMPVTFIILMLGIACGWAGKFCVDTLGGSGYHWLIYWETLCILHFFCNVFTSVLFYILHGPVDVSPGTKGNLLFPYWIRRLVFYSVTFLFLPLFCGLLPFASLGEWMHHIFQNLKLFSDPSETGFHPEL